A window of Sebastes umbrosus isolate fSebUmb1 chromosome 6, fSebUmb1.pri, whole genome shotgun sequence genomic DNA:
CCATCTTCCAAACAATCTGACATGAATCTCCAGACAATCTGTCCTTTGGACACAACAGTACAGATTGTGTTAAAACCAGGTCATTGTACTGAATCCTCACCAGCATCCATACAGCTGTGCTAAATGGAACCTCTGGAGGGCAGTGTTCGCATATGGCACATCAACTCTGAGTCTAGTGCTGCTTTTTTATGGTGCATCTCAAGGAGATGAGACTGAGGTTGGGGCAAGGACACCACTTTTGGCCACTAATGCCCTCTTGATTTGATAATGAGCACAGAggtgaggcagagagaggattCTCATTAGTCCCATCGAACACAACGCTGTGTGTGGTGGACGCGAGTCCTGAGAGGCTTTGACATCTAACGGAGCGCTATAAATTGTTTTGTAATATTTACAAGAGAAATAAAtgaccattctttttttttttttaaagagtttcTAGCATTTAACGTGTCAGtacaccttctcacacacaatttgaatcaaaacaaaaagaaaaaaaaatcacaaaagaaaaaaaaagagaaacaagcaCACAGCACACCGCTAAAACTTTGACTCACAAAATGTATGACAGTGCAAACTTACATCCATGTCTcaaataatttacaaacattagtATACACTTCAGCACCATTGTTTACTATTGTTGTTGAATACATATCAGTCAGCTAGATCTTTAAGTGGAAACTGTTAAGAGCTGGATGTTCTAACAAGAAATGGACGAACATGATGTAAATGTTAGGTGAGTTGCACGACCATGTGCAAGATGATAGTTTTGACTATGTTGAAGGGGGAAGACGGGTGTTATTCTTCCCCTTTCTCCCAACAGTGACTTCTCAATGAGAGGGACTGATGTGCACATAGGTCGTTCTTTCTTTTTGGTGTTCACATGGATAACGTAAGATCACGGCACACACTATGGATGAAAATGGCTGATGTGTGCCGGGCACATTACTTTAGTTTACAGACCACATTGAATGATCATCATGCTGTGTATGATCCACAgggagacatttttttatttgttggcTTTAAAAGCCAAAAGTGTACTTTCTCTTTGTCTGACAGGAACAAagtttctcttgtttttttggtggaaccatgcagagagagagagagactttaaaacaatgttttacAAGACAAAATGAGCTAAAAACAAtgtcacaaaacaaaataaagagtTGCCATCAATACCGCTCTTTACCTCCAATAACCTGCCACACCCTGTAACCCAAAGGCAAGCCCTGTTTCAACTCAACTCCATTCATACCCCTTATCAATATTTCtatctatatttttattatgagTGCCCCATAATACCATTCTTCATGCAAAAAGAAGAACACagaagaaatattcaaaataaggGCCATTTTCTAAACACTCACAGGCTGCTCAGAGGGTTACATAACACTTTCCTATAGCTGTTTCCGCTCCTTTTAATAATGTCTAGTTGTAATTCATCGTGACATTACTTGTACTCTTTAGTCTGTTTTGCTCATACTCTCACCATCGTCTACTTGCTCTCATCCTTCGCAAAGTGAGAAGAGGGAAATATTACAACATTTGTTTCCCGTGATGAAACAGGTTGCCACATGTTTCCTTGCCTTTGTCTAACTGGAGAGAAACAAATGTCTAGTAATTTTCCTCTCACACTCGGCCCACACGGTATATCCTTCCACCttttctgacaaaaaaatattcatctGTAAAGTAAAGCTTCGAAGACATGATGAGTTGTTTACTCTGCAAACACACTAAGGATTAACTCGTCTCTGTCTTGCATGGTTTCCACCAGAAACGTCTTAAAAGTACACTTTCAATTTCAAATCATTACCTccaaattttaaaaagtattttaggGATTTAatgattgatttaaaaaaaaaaaaaaaaaaaaaaaaacatgccttGAGGAAGAGTGAAAGAAAAGAGCATATTTtactaaagaagaaaaaatcaaTAGAGCTaaactttttgttgtttttcagacattatttttACTAAGTATAACCTGTATAAATATttttgaagacttttttttgttgtttggatACTGCAATGGACAACAAGTATTATAAAGGTCTACACAGCAGAACAGCAGAATGGGGGCATTAAACTACCAGGTGGAGTCTGTTTGTGACtagaccaaaacaaaaaagctacTGGTCTACTGGTATCTGAGTGTCATATGATATAATGTGCAGAAATTAGAGCAAATGTGCCGTGGGTGATTACATTTAACTTTGTGTGTCTTGGAGTTGACTATGCACTACTAATGCCCTCAGAGTAAACGACGTCCCCTGGTTGCTGGGGAGTTTAGTGGCAGATGTTGCGCTTGGTGGGCTGGTGAAGGAAGGTGTTTCTGGCGTGGTTTGCGTGGCGAGGGACCTGCTCCCTGGTGCGGTTTTGGCGTTGGATGCGGTTGCGGCCCAGATGGCGTCGCTCGATGCGGGCTTTGCTACGCTGGACCCTGGCCACTTGGGTGACCTTGGCCAGAGCTCCGGCCTGGGCAGCTGCTCCACGGGTCACCCTGGTGGGCATCGTGCTGCGGGTGGCAGCGGCAGCGGCTGGTTCTGCCACTCTGCTGCAAGGAGAGCAAAAAATAATGGTGTGATTGTGAAAAAGCAGGTGAAGGTCAAGTGTAGCCAGCATAAAAAGTGGTATTTCTCACCTCACGCTGCTCGCCAGGCCGACAATGCTTTCCTCTCCCACCAAAGACAGGTTGTTGTTGGAGACCATGGAGAAGTTGCTCGGGGAGACGTACACAGACATGCTGGGGTGCTCGATGAGCAGGTCCTCCATCGGGCTGGCCTCCGCTGTGGCTCCCTCTGCAGTGAAACAGGGGGGAGGGGTGACAAACCAGCTCTCATCCATGCAGCCTCTCTCTGGGCCTGCCCTACTGCTACCCCCACTGCCCCCACACTCACTTCCAGAGCCAGGGGACATCGACGGGGTGGAGGAGGGCGTGGACAGTCTGGCCCGTCTCGGCGGGGTCACGGGTGTAATAGCACCCAAGTCTGACGGGCTAGCGCTCGGACAAGACAGGGGGTCTGATGGTGCTACTGCACCTCGTGCCCGACCTTTATGTGTCCTACGGCGCTTGTGAGGCGGGTGAGGAATGGGGGCTGGACATTCAGTCCTTGTACGTGTGACTTGATGATTTGATTGGTTACTGTCTGGAAATGATTGTGCAATCGGTGGGGCTCCCGTCTCATCCTCCGCCTGCATCATGTAGCCAGATTCTTCTGAGCACATGGCAGCAATTAAGATCAGGGATGAGACGTCCAATAAAGACAGATGTTTAAGGTGGGGAGGGAGGATGTTGCAAAAATGATGCAAATGTGGAAGATTTTCAAAAAGCCATGCGGGTTGAAGGGGGCAATTTTTAAAGGGATCACATACGCACGCGCACACATACCAGTGTGGGGAATGTAAgggtgttttaaaaaaaattggaggaggggaagaagagggggtaaggaaacaaaacataaaagagTCACATCATTAGTTGTGTTGACCCTCTAAGGTTGCGATTATGTCAGCGACATAATGTTTGTCTCAACTCTCCTGAGAGGTGCTTTTATGTTGCTTTTGATGTTTGGTCGGCTTCTGAACGAGCACCAAAGCCAATTTTCATACTCAATAATTGTCTTTGTCATGAGTGAGATCATAAACAAAGAGGGAGGAGATGTATGTTCACAGAGAATTatgtgtttccatcaactgaCAGACAACACGTTTGGTATGGCAGCCATATGGGTGAGCACCGGTGTATTAGCGCCACGCCCCGACTGATTCTTCACCTCACCTCATCATCCCCATCTTTACTTCTACACGTCAAATGTTAGTCAGTATTATAGACATGCAAGAGGGACCAGCTAACTCAATCTTTGAACATAAAACAtttcccagtttggtgtggCTGTAAAATACCACACCGACCTATCCAAGCCACCACTGTACTCCCTCTGCTGACTGAGACTCACCAGGCAGGTTGACGAGCATCCATCCCTCCTCGTCGGCCTCCGTCACACAGGGGTTGGGTCCCTTCAGCTCAGCTGCCACCTCTTCTACCTCCCCAAACAAAAGGTTGCTCAGACGCTGAAACATGACTGCTTGTGTTGTCAAGTGTTGATGATGCTTTTTGTCGTCCACAAAGAAAAAGCTGtagctgccttttttttttttttttttcttatttgtgtTTAGGTATCGCTTGTTGCTGTTTTAAGCAattctttgtctctttttttttcttcgctTGAAGCCCTTTGCTGGATCTCGGTTTTGACAAACAGGCGTGGACAGGCTTCTGTAGTGCAAATGTAAGGTTTCACTTGGTTTGGAGCAAAggcctggagagagagaacaagagagaaagaagagggtGGTTAATGGTGATCAGAAACTGCTTCATTGGCAACATTTCCTTTAAAAAGACAtctagaaaaaaagagagaagaattTATTGGGTTAATTTCCTACTGCTTAGTCACAGGTACATTAGATAAGCACAGTGAGCAATGTGTGTGGTGAGAGCTTTCTCAGGGTTATTTCAAGACACATTACGACAAGTCGGAACTATTGTTTGGGCTAAAACCTCAAAGCATTTTGACCTACTGTAATGACATGTTTATGCAAACAATGTGCCATagtgtgtattttatttctgttttttattttttttaagtttccaCTCTAACATTGGATAGGTTGCATATTAGATGAGGTGGGAATCTTCAGATCAGCTTGGATGAAGCAACACATACATATTGTTACTGTTAACACTTTGTATCTCAAAAAAATCAAATCTTCATatcatatttcattaaaaaGCTGCATTAAGTGGCCACTTGGGGGCGGCGCTGCAAgctgtaaaaacacaacattatcGCTTTAGAAAGTTGAGATTCCTAACATGTAAGCACagttatcattcatttggagccGTGTTTCTGGGCAACTGACGAATGTAACTCCAATACTCTCCTTTTGACTCTGTGTTTtatctctgttttggtctccaccaacccctgatggaaatatctgtctctttagctgctaaatggtccactatgttcaccagctcgtcgctaactttgtctatctgctgtttggtgctgaacaGGTATCGTAAAAGACGGTTTatagctttttcactgaaaacaatgCTGATGAGAGCGGCAGTGACATTGAACCAAAAACCGAgagtgaaaaaaacagaaaaatacctGCAGAGTCTGGTAAACgaataaattactgtttttgttggGTTTGTCTCTACGAGTGCAccgcttcacacacacatattcaattGATCctttgttaatataaaaatattgattatactAGCTTTAAAGCTTGCTGACAGTTTTTACAACCCAGACAGGTGTATGTACTTTAGATCCTCAACTAAAGAGAAAACAATTATGAAACTTTCACATGATGATGATCTCAATTTTGAAAAGCATTGGCAGAAGAACACTGAGCTACAGTGGGaggtaataaatgtgttttatgatgaAATATATTAAATCAGCAAGCAAGAAGCTGGTGGACAATGGCTGCACTCCCCTCCCCCGTGAAGTTTAGATAACCAATCAGCACAGTCTCAGGACAGATGGACAGGctaaagaggaagaggaggagatggtggTGATGAAAGGAGGTGATACAAAGACCAGACTCTCACAAAGTGAAACAACGTGAGTGTGCACAATGTTAAAAtacaaagacaaacagagacGCAGAAGGTACTGAGGCAAAGGACAAGTGCCTGACCTAAATGTGAACACGATGATGTAATGTTGAACAGATGTTTAAACAAACACAGCTTACAAGACAAACCCTTACATGTTCAAAGGCTGACTTTTATTTACTTAAACCGTGACTGAAGAGATCAGAGACCTCTGCCAATACTTGCTGACACACTTAAAGATATCTCTTGAGTTTTAGGTTAACTTGGCTTCTTctcatatgtttttattatatattagttTATTTGTGTACTAGTTTCAAAGTTCTAAAGGTTTAAATTACAGATCGTAACTTATTTCAGTCCACGATCTGTTTGACCCACTTTGTCTGTATGGAAATCCAATATATGCTGCTGACTTTCAACTATTTCATGGGTGGATCAAAGACACGATAGAGGTTGGTATTAATGAAGGAGCACAGATTAAAAGGTGAAACACAGTGCGTGTGACAGAGATTTATATACAGAGCGAAGAGACATGGAAGGAGTTATGCATGGATGCTTGTTGGGAAGCGAACACTTTCGGTCCTTATTAGGAGAATCACCATGGAGACCAGAAACATAAAGGGAAGATGGAATAACACTAATTTTAACAAATATAGTCACTGTCAAGGAGACTGTTTGCATGGTTGTATGCATGAGAGAGAAATGAACTGGGGGAGAAAATGGGGCCAAAAGGTAGAAAAAAATCCTTATGAGCCTACTGGATGGAAAGCTCTCAGCTGTATTTTGTTAATACTCTGGGTTGTTCATTTTGACTCCCTTTCTAGGTCATGTGTTGAAAAATCCTATCCagtcaattaaataaaaaggccCACGGTTGTTATATTTTGGGGATTTTGCAAAAGAAAACCAAAAAGATACAACAAACTGAGTCTAAACTGAGTCCACCCTCAACACTGACATTGTTTTAATGCATTCCTGAACTAATAGAAACTTAAGTCATGTGAACATTGAGAAATCCAGATAAACAAAATGTTGGTGACACTGTGTACAGGGCTGCTTTGAATAAGGTGCCgcaaaccaacacacacaacactcaaCATTAACTACTTGCAGCACTTCCCTTATAAAACAATTTTATCAGTTTGGTGGCTGTAACAGCTAATTCACGGCTATCAGACTACTATAAATATAGCCTTTGATACTGCCAATAAAGTACAAATAACCACCACTGATATGGTGTATATCCTGGAGGAGACAGTTCCTGAATATAAGGCATAGGTTGTGTAAAAGCCTTATCTGAAAACTAACACCCATTAACACTGATAAATGTACTTTGAAGTAAAATCTATCACATGTCAGAAAGCTGAGGGTCAAATAGAGTATTTGTTTGAAAAGTTGCAGtcactttttttgttatatCTTTCTTGGTCAGTCCTATTCTTCTTGTAACAGTACTCTTTTGCCCTTATTGCAGGAAAGATTGCAGCtactatacagtaaatatactgtGGTATTAATTAATGGTGGATGTGTGCAGGACTATCTTGTGTTTATTATGTAGTAAAATTTAATTGAGAAAACAGGttatttaattctatttttagcatgcatttttaaatatatgaccAGGCACAACAGGTGAAAATATCCTTTTAGGCTTATTCTGGCTCGTTTACAGTTCTATTTATCAATGAGTATTGTCCTTGTCAAATAAACTAAGGAATTAAAACATGTGACAAGTAAAATCTGATTAAACCTAAAATACATTAAGATATGGCATGCACACTGCAGCAGAGAGATGTTGCCTTATTCTGATATGGTCATTAGGAGCACTGACAGGCCttatcttgtgtttttatatttaaaagtcACATGATAAATAAGATTTCACAGGCACACAACTGCACAttctaaatcattaaaaaaggaCCTTGAATAATGGATCTGTCTTTTGACATTGGTCTTTttaaaaagaggaggaggaggaggaggaggaggatgggaggGGACTCacgaaataaaaacaagacgcCTGTGACGTCACGCACACGTCACTGACGCTGACAGAGAGACGCTCCAGCCTTTTTTGGGCGAccggaggagagaaaaagatctGAACAGCAAACATAGCGAAAATATATGACAATACGATCGAGTATATGCGACCTATATATGTTGACTATGACTCATCTGCATTTTGCACTACTGAGGCTGTTGCAAAATGCAACAATAAGGCTGTTATTGTCGACGGTCATCGTCTGGAGTTGAAACCCATTATGGAAAAAAACACCAAGCCTACCTACAGCAacaatgtttacattttatatacacaAAGATACCCCTAAAATTAACAATGACACATCGACCTCAGATTGTCGACAGCCTGAGAGAGAAGACTTTCTGCAGAGTATCCAGGTTAAACATGAATTATCCGTATTAAGCTGCACAGCTGAGGGGTCAAAGCAATGACAGTTGTGGCTCAGCGACGCTGCACGAAACACATCGACTGCATAAGCTATTGACAATACAATGAAACTGCTATTTCACATCATAAATAAGAATCGCAGAGCCTCCAGGGTCCAcctccccaaaaaaaaacacatcaagatCCGCCATCGACTCTCCAAATCAGCATTTTGGTGCAATTTTTCAAACGCCTGCTGGATGTCCTGCATTATAGCCTATATAGGCTACACGTATGCAGGCTGGTGTCATTTTTCATGGATATAGGACGTCGAATCGACCTAATTAAGCTGCTACCAAAATCTATTCGTGACCTAATAATAGGTCATTACCTCTTATAACGCACAGCCAAGTCAAAGATAGCCTCTTAATGAGTCAGTGACACACAAAAGCTATGTTAATGTCATGATTTCATGATATCTGATGGGTATTTTTCTGTAGGCCATGATAAACATAATGCTTCACTGGCAGAGACACAATTTAGTTTGAGATCACACAAAaaagcaaagtaaaaaaaaatatatcttaccTGCCTTTGCAATATTATTCAAGTTGTAAACGagatctctcacacacacagtagtagAAACGACAACAATTTTCTTAAAGCATAGCTTTAGATAGTCTTGTAAGTGAGGTAGTTAAAACACCATTATAATaagctacaaaaataaaaggCTTTCTTCTTAGAAGAAGGGCTTCgtgtaaataaaatgttacaCGGATTGTTTTTTCAGATCATAACATCTGCAGCTTgtgttcctcctctcctctcttattatttttttcctttgctgcagatttttttcctccttgTTTATTGCTGCCTCCAGCTGATCCTCGGATCAGAATGTAGAACGTACAAAACAGCTGATTGTGAGATCACAATACGCTCGGCCACGCCCACTTGGTTACGCCCACATTGAACcaaccagccaatcagattaTTACACCAGCCATAAGCCAGGCCTCTAGGTAACAGAGGGTTGGGGGGgctgggagagagaggagctgtcaACCTGCAGCCTAGATGGAAACGGTGACTTCACTCAGAGGACTGATCCGGGATCAGCTTCTACTCTCACCATGCCTGCTGTTTTAGGTCACAGATGGGGGGATGGTAAACTGATCCTGAGTCTGTGCTCACTGTGGCTGCAAATACCGAGCCTTTCTATaacaaggcaaggcaaggcaaggcagcttttatttgtatagcacatttcagcaacagggcaattcaaagtgctttacataaacattcaagaacattgcgacaaagtgcaaaagaacattaaaggtcccatattgtaaaaagtacgcttttcatgtcttttatattataaaacagttttaagttctatataaaaaccgtgaaagtatcaaaacgctcaatatacagagaaatacacacagcccatattcagatattgtgcgtttgaaacaagccgttaggatttctgtccatttgtgatgtcccaaatatacaatatttagaccattacacggttttaaaacGTAAAcgttctaaatgtgttccagtttatttcctgatgcagtgtatgttaataacatcagctgacaggaagtaaacatggacccaaactgttgccaggcaacgcaattccgttgaaatgcactaaaacggagcatttcagacagagggtaaatacagatatattcaagcagacagtaggagggaaataaaagtttttttgaacattaaagcatgtaaacatgttctagtagaaacacaaaatacaagtatgaacctgaaaatgagcatgatatgggacctttaagatataattaaaacagttataaaaagtataataaatCCCATATAAATCCCATAAACTTGCTCACTATAGCTGCAAATACAAGCCTTCTATATAACAAGGAAAGATGAAGAATCTGTTGACAGTAAAGGGATTAAATTGGTGctgaattaaataaattcagctacagaaaaaaaagaagttgaaGCTGTTACAATTAACCTGTTATATATCACCTGCTGAATAGACTTTGGACCACAGAAAGAGCATATTTATCTATTCTCCTCTTGTGACATAGCtataaaattgattttttttttacagaaacaaACCTTGAAAAGTCAAATTATTAAATGGTCACAGTTCACAGAGAGGATTAGCTTTCCTTGTCCAGTGACACTGGTCATGTTACTTTAaattttcatttgtaaatagAGCTCTTTCCCCTCCCCCTTAACATCCATCCTTTTCATTCCGCCTTGTTGGGGAGGACCACCGCCTGCCACTCAATCTGCATCGGCCAATCAGACGGGCTCTTTCTGAATGCAGCATTTGAGTAACCAATGAGCTGTGGAGAGGTTTATGAAAACCCCTGGTGGTCACTTATACACCCTGCAGTCtgtgaaactctgagaataccCACTGCCTTTTTATTATTGCAGATTGTGCAAAGTGGTGACTTTTGACattactctgtgtgtgtatatgtaaagTCTATTATGCATAATCCTCAGGTGCACTTTACTGGGGTTTTAAGCCAGCTTGCTTGTGTACATGCACATATGAATGAGTGTGTCCGTGCATGTTTATGTCCACGTATGAATGGGCTGACAGGGCTTATTGTGGAAGAGGGAGTTCTTTAAGTAAAGCTTTGAGCACACTACACTATTTATAGACTAATTATCTCCAAAGTCTGGCTGGTTATCAAGATCTTTGAGACTCCACACTAGTCTGCACAACACTAGACAGGTCACTCAGGCGGTCTGCGCACATTACTCTGTATTGTACCAGGGTTCAATGTTCAAT
This region includes:
- the LOC119489602 gene encoding tumor protein p53-inducible nuclear protein 2 isoform X3; amino-acid sequence: MFQRLSNLLFGEVEEVAAELKGPNPCVTEADEEGWMLVNLPEGATAEASPMEDLLIEHPSMSVYVSPSNFSMVSNNNLSLVGEESIVGLASSVSRVAEPAAAAATRSTMPTRVTRGAAAQAGALAKVTQVARVQRSKARIERRHLGRNRIQRQNRTREQVPRHANHARNTFLHQPTKRNICH
- the LOC119489602 gene encoding tumor protein p53-inducible nuclear protein 2 isoform X2, which gives rise to MFQRLSNLLFGEVEEVAAELKGPNPCVTEADEEGWMLVNLPESGYMMQAEDETGAPPIAQSFPDSNQSNHQVTRTRTECPAPIPHPPHKRRRTHKGRARGAVAPSDPLSCPSASPSDLGAITPVTPPRRARLSTPSSTPSMSPGSGKGATAEASPMEDLLIEHPSMSVYVSPSNFSMVSNNNLSLVGEESIVGLASSVSRVAEPAAAAATRSTMPTRVTRGAAAQAGALAKVTQVARVQRSKARIERRHLGRNRIQRQNRTREQVPRHANHARNTFLHQPTKRNICH
- the LOC119489602 gene encoding tumor protein p53-inducible nuclear protein 2 isoform X1, which encodes MFQRLSNLLFGEVEEVAAELKGPNPCVTEADEEGWMLVNLPEESGYMMQAEDETGAPPIAQSFPDSNQSNHQVTRTRTECPAPIPHPPHKRRRTHKGRARGAVAPSDPLSCPSASPSDLGAITPVTPPRRARLSTPSSTPSMSPGSGKGATAEASPMEDLLIEHPSMSVYVSPSNFSMVSNNNLSLVGEESIVGLASSVSRVAEPAAAAATRSTMPTRVTRGAAAQAGALAKVTQVARVQRSKARIERRHLGRNRIQRQNRTREQVPRHANHARNTFLHQPTKRNICH